The following proteins come from a genomic window of Streptococcus oralis:
- a CDS encoding Mini-ribonuclease 3 has product MIDVNLINGIALAFEGDAVYSMYIRRHLILKGMTKPNKLHQEATKYVSAKAQARLIALMLEEQVLTEKEEEIYKRGRNTNSHTKAKNADVVTYRMSTGFEAVMGYLHLTENVERLETIISWCIQKVED; this is encoded by the coding sequence GTGATTGATGTCAATCTCATTAACGGGATTGCGCTGGCTTTTGAGGGAGATGCAGTTTACTCCATGTATATTCGTCGCCATCTCATCCTTAAAGGCATGACCAAACCCAATAAACTCCACCAAGAGGCGACCAAGTATGTGTCAGCCAAGGCTCAGGCTCGCTTGATTGCCCTTATGTTAGAAGAGCAAGTCCTGACGGAAAAGGAAGAAGAAATCTACAAACGTGGTCGCAATACCAATAGCCACACAAAGGCTAAAAATGCTGATGTGGTGACTTACCGTATGTCTACTGGCTTTGAAGCAGTGATGGGCTATCTCCATCTGACTGAAAATGTGGAGCGTCTAGAGACCATAATTTCTTGGTGCATCCAAAAAGTGGAGGACTAG
- the cysS gene encoding cysteine--tRNA ligase gives MIKIYDTMSRDLREFVPIEDGKVKMYVCGPTVYNYIHVGNARSTVAFDTIRRYFEYRGYEVTYISNFTDVDDKIINRAKEEGITPQEVADKYIAAFREDVTALGVKPATRHPRVVEFMADIIRFVEDLIEKGFAYESQGDVYFRVEKSHNYARLANKTLEDLELGASGRTDEETARKENPVDFALWKAAKPGEISWDSPWGPGRPGWHIECSVMSTEILGDTIDIHGGGADLEFPHHTNEIAQSEAKTGKTFANYWMHNGFVNIDNVKMSKSLGNFITVHDALKTIDGQVLRFFFATQHYRKPINFTEKAVRDAETNLKYLKNTYEQPFTGSVDVQELQAFKDKFVAAMDEDFNSANGITVVFEMAKWINSGNYDASVKEALADMLEVFGIVFVEEVLDADIEALIQKRQEARANRDFATADQIRDQLAAQGIKLLDTKDGVRWTRD, from the coding sequence ATGATTAAAATCTATGACACCATGTCTCGTGATTTGCGAGAATTTGTCCCTATCGAGGACGGCAAGGTTAAGATGTATGTCTGTGGGCCAACCGTCTACAACTATATCCACGTGGGGAATGCCCGTTCGACGGTGGCTTTTGATACCATTCGTCGTTATTTTGAGTACCGTGGGTATGAGGTTACCTATATTTCCAATTTTACGGATGTGGATGATAAGATTATCAACCGTGCCAAGGAAGAAGGCATCACGCCTCAGGAAGTGGCGGACAAGTACATCGCTGCCTTTCGTGAGGACGTGACAGCCTTGGGTGTCAAACCTGCTACCCGCCATCCGCGTGTAGTGGAGTTTATGGCGGACATTATCCGTTTTGTGGAAGACTTGATTGAGAAAGGCTTTGCCTATGAGAGTCAAGGGGATGTTTACTTCCGTGTGGAAAAATCCCACAACTATGCTAGATTGGCCAATAAAACCTTGGAAGATTTGGAGCTAGGTGCTTCAGGTCGTACCGATGAAGAAACGGCTCGCAAGGAAAATCCTGTAGACTTTGCCCTTTGGAAAGCTGCCAAACCAGGCGAGATTTCTTGGGATAGTCCTTGGGGACCTGGTCGTCCGGGCTGGCATATCGAGTGTTCGGTTATGTCGACAGAGATTCTAGGTGATACCATTGATATCCACGGTGGTGGAGCAGACCTTGAGTTTCCTCACCACACTAATGAAATTGCCCAGTCAGAAGCAAAAACAGGCAAGACTTTCGCCAACTACTGGATGCACAATGGCTTTGTCAACATCGATAATGTCAAGATGTCCAAGTCCTTGGGCAACTTTATCACCGTACACGATGCCCTTAAAACTATTGATGGACAAGTGCTTCGTTTCTTCTTTGCGACCCAACATTATCGCAAGCCAATCAACTTTACGGAAAAAGCAGTGCGTGATGCGGAGACTAATCTCAAGTATCTGAAGAACACTTATGAGCAGCCATTTACTGGGAGTGTTGATGTCCAAGAGTTACAAGCCTTTAAAGATAAGTTTGTAGCCGCTATGGATGAGGATTTCAACTCTGCCAACGGCATCACAGTTGTCTTTGAAATGGCCAAGTGGATCAACTCAGGAAACTATGATGCAAGTGTTAAGGAAGCTCTTGCAGATATGTTGGAAGTCTTTGGGATTGTCTTTGTAGAGGAAGTTTTGGATGCAGACATTGAAGCCTTAATCCAAAAACGTCAAGAAGCGCGTGCTAATCGTGACTTTGCGACAGCGGACCAAATCCGTGATCAATTGGCTGCTCAAGGGATTAAGCTACTTGACACCAAGGATGGAGTGAGGTGGACTCGTGATTGA